A genomic window from Triticum urartu cultivar G1812 chromosome 7, Tu2.1, whole genome shotgun sequence includes:
- the LOC125525760 gene encoding BTB/POZ and MATH domain-containing protein 2-like: protein MSSFAGVSVVANDELCPDTQSTVRTSADCGYHLLVVQDYSRAKKSISSRPFMVGGHCWLLFYCPHGENHTCADVVSVRLSCIQDDSEKQPVEAKVVFSLIGQVELQNPVYIAQSEACSFDPCSQSIEQDFRRDALERSSVKLKDDYLTVRCDVMVCNTNPRDDDDDAAATITKARLPDICRDFNILFKTEAGADVTFEVGGNKLATHRCVLAARSKVFMAQLFGPMKEATAQTGVIHIKDMEASVFRALLSFIYTDSLPSMEEDNMEEDNRQEVEASEDEMSRVVEQGQEDEEVIENEIWLQWLQNLLVAADRYDVQRLKCICEEQLSEHISVRMVMSTLALAEQHHCQGLKEACFKFIQVQPPSCLQAVMATDG, encoded by the coding sequence ATGTCTTCGTTCGCCGGCGTGTCCGTCGTGGCCAACGACGAGCTGTGCCCCGACACCCAGTCGACCGTCCGAACCAGCGCAGACTGCGGGTACCATCTGCTTGTGGTCCAGGACTACTCGCGAGCCAAAAAGAGCATCAGCTCCCGTCCTTTCATGGTGGGAGGCCATTGTTGGCTCCTCTTCTACTGCCCCCACGGTGAAAACCACACTTGTGCCGACGTCGTCTCTGTCCGTCTTTCCTGTATCCAAGACGATTCTGAGAAGCAGCCTGTGGAAGCCAAGGTCGTTTTTAGCCTCATCGGTCAGGTTGAGCTGCAGAATCCAGTCTACATTGCTCAAAGTGAAGCATGCAGCTTCGATCCTTGTTCTCAGAGCATCGAGCAGGATTTTAGAAGAGATGCCCTTGAGCGATCATCAGTGAAGCTAAAGGATGATTATTTGACCGTCCGGTGCGACGTCATGGTCTGCAACACCAACCCcagggatgatgatgatgatgccgCTGCCACCATTACCAAGGCGCGCTTGCCTGACATTTGCCGTGATTTTAACATCCTCTTCAAAACCGAGGCGGGTGCTGATGTGACATTCGAGGTCGGCGGCAACAAGTTGGCTACACACCGATGCGTGCTTGCAGCCCGGTCTAAAGTCTTCATGGCACAGCTCTTTGGCCCCATGAAGGAGGCAACTGCTCAAACCGGTGTCATACACATCAAAGACATGGAAGCAAGCGTGTTCAGGGCTTTGCTTAGCTTTATCTACACAGACTCGCTTCCTTCTATGGAGGAGGACAACATGGAGGAGGACAACAGACAAGAGGTGGAAGCATCAGAGGATGAAATGTCACGTGTTGTGGAACAGGGACAAGAAGACGAAGAAGTAATAGAGAATGAAATATGGCTGCAGTGGCTTCAAAACTTGCTGGTAGCAGCTGACAGATATGATGTCCAACGTCTCAAATGCATCTGCGAGGAGCAGTTATCTGAGCACATATCTGTCAGGATGGTGATGTCCACTCTTGCTCTAGCCGAGCAGCACCACTGCCAAGGATTGAAGGAGGCGTGCTTCAAGTTTATCCAAGTCCAGCCCCCCTCGTGTTTGCAAGCAGTAATGGCAACTGATGGCTAG